From the genome of Pseudomonas sp. Teo4, one region includes:
- a CDS encoding glyoxylate/hydroxypyruvate reductase A yields the protein MKPLVLLSTDPVLLGQLQSAFARSAPQVPVVLADDPAACEAEVAACWFPPAGSLGALPNLKLIHSVAAGVDHLANDPHLPALPICRVVDPAHRQGMAEYVRWAVTHYHRDFDLAMAQQQRQQWLRHPQRPAGDFHVGIMGLGSLGGAIATELAAAGYAVRGWARSEKRLDAVRTFAGPAEFDGFLDGLDLLVNLLPLTAATRGILCRDTFQALAPGAAVVNCGRGQHLQADDLIAAVSSGRLRGAVLDVFEKEPLPLDNRLWTTPGIVITPHMASCASHACIAQQVAENVRRLEAGEPLLNRVDPTLGY from the coding sequence ATGAAACCGCTGGTATTGCTCTCGACCGACCCGGTGCTGCTCGGCCAACTGCAGTCGGCCTTCGCCCGCAGCGCCCCGCAGGTGCCGGTGGTGCTGGCCGATGACCCGGCTGCGTGCGAGGCCGAAGTGGCCGCCTGCTGGTTCCCACCGGCCGGCAGCCTGGGCGCGCTGCCCAACCTCAAGCTGATCCACTCGGTGGCCGCCGGTGTAGACCACCTGGCCAACGACCCGCATCTGCCAGCGCTGCCGATCTGCCGCGTGGTCGACCCGGCGCACCGCCAGGGCATGGCCGAATACGTACGCTGGGCCGTGACCCATTACCACCGCGACTTCGACCTGGCCATGGCGCAGCAGCAACGCCAACAGTGGTTGCGCCACCCGCAACGGCCGGCCGGCGACTTCCATGTAGGCATCATGGGCCTGGGTTCGCTGGGCGGTGCGATCGCCACCGAGCTGGCCGCCGCCGGTTACGCGGTTCGCGGCTGGGCACGCAGCGAAAAACGCCTGGATGCCGTGCGCACGTTCGCCGGCCCGGCCGAGTTCGACGGTTTCCTCGATGGCCTCGACCTGCTGGTGAACCTGCTGCCACTCACCGCTGCCACCCGCGGCATTCTCTGCCGCGATACGTTCCAGGCCCTGGCCCCGGGCGCGGCAGTGGTGAACTGCGGGCGCGGCCAGCACCTGCAGGCCGACGACCTGATCGCGGCAGTCAGCAGCGGCCGGTTGCGCGGCGCAGTGCTGGATGTGTTCGAGAAGGAACCGCTACCGCTGGACAATCGCCTGTGGACCACCCCAGGCATCGTCATCACCCCACACATGGCGTCCTGCGCCTCCCACGCCTGCATCGCCCAGCAGGTCGCTGAAAACGTTCGCCGCCTGGAGGCCGGCGAACCGCTGCTGAACCGGGTCGACCCCACCTTAGGTTACTGA
- a CDS encoding class II aldolase/adducin family protein has protein sequence MSKPHNISDAEWQARCELAALYRMVAHFRMTDLIDTHITLRIPGPEHHFLINRYGVIFDRMRASDLVRIDQHGNVVDEAFGERRVNAAGFVIHSAIHMARPDMHCVIHTHTAAGIAVSAQEHGLLPISQHALKFYGKLAYHQYEGIALSLDERERLIADLGPHKAMILRNHGLLAGGSSVAAAFHEIHFLERACQAQIQALAGNSKLVYPSEEVCRHTAAQFERDESAQIVDLSWNAALTLIEHQRESYCS, from the coding sequence ATGAGCAAGCCACACAACATCAGCGATGCCGAATGGCAGGCACGTTGCGAACTGGCCGCGCTGTACCGAATGGTCGCGCACTTTCGCATGACCGACCTGATCGACACCCACATCACCCTGCGTATTCCGGGGCCTGAGCATCACTTTCTGATCAACCGCTATGGAGTGATCTTCGACCGCATGCGGGCCAGCGACCTGGTGCGCATCGACCAGCATGGCAACGTGGTGGACGAGGCCTTCGGCGAGCGTCGGGTAAATGCCGCAGGCTTCGTGATCCACTCGGCGATCCACATGGCCCGCCCCGATATGCACTGCGTGATCCACACCCACACCGCCGCTGGCATCGCCGTGTCGGCCCAGGAGCACGGGCTGCTGCCGATCAGCCAGCATGCGCTGAAGTTCTACGGCAAGCTGGCCTACCACCAGTACGAGGGCATTGCCCTGTCGCTGGACGAGCGCGAACGGCTGATCGCCGACCTGGGGCCACACAAGGCGATGATCCTGCGCAACCACGGCCTGTTGGCCGGCGGTAGCAGCGTGGCGGCGGCGTTTCATGAAATCCACTTCCTCGAACGCGCCTGCCAGGCGCAGATCCAGGCATTGGCTGGCAACAGCAAGCTGGTGTACCCGTCCGAAGAAGTGTGCCGCCACACCGCTGCGCAGTTTGAACGCGACGAGTCGGCGCAGATCGTCGACTTGAGCTGGAATGCTGCTTTGACCCTGATCGAACACCAACGCGAGTCGTATTGCTCATGA
- a CDS encoding MFS transporter, with product MQTSNQPRRAAAAAFVGTTIEFYDFYIYATAAALVLGQVFFPSSNPLLSTLAAFGTFAVGFIARPMAGMVFGHLGDRLGRKQMLLVTMLLMGLATTGIGLLPSYATAGIWAPIGLVVLRLIQGISVGGEWGGAVLMASEHAPAKRKVFYASFAQLGSPAGLLLALIAFRLVSMLDQDDFLSWGWRLPFLASGVLMLVGLAIRFGAEESPEFKAAKAKQEVVKYPVLEVVRDCWKQIVFAALAVTIGSAGFFFTNTFMITYVTTYQGIPRSTILDCLFLVTILQFLTQPLAALLAERLGEGRFLKLVALLCMAVPYPMFLLVGTQNLVLMTLGIALAVVTLSALYAVIAGYMSQAFPAHLRYSGISLAYQLICALAGGSTPIIGTLLADRFAGQWMPLALFFTFLSALSLIGVCGLARLRGEGQQPEAVIAR from the coding sequence ATGCAAACCTCCAACCAGCCGCGTCGTGCGGCGGCGGCCGCGTTCGTCGGCACCACCATCGAATTCTACGATTTCTACATCTACGCCACGGCGGCGGCGCTGGTGCTTGGCCAGGTCTTCTTCCCCAGCAGCAACCCTTTGCTCAGCACCCTGGCGGCGTTCGGCACCTTCGCCGTGGGCTTCATCGCCCGCCCAATGGCCGGCATGGTGTTCGGCCACCTGGGCGACCGCCTGGGGCGCAAGCAGATGTTGCTGGTGACCATGCTGCTGATGGGCCTTGCCACCACCGGCATCGGCTTGCTACCCAGCTACGCCACTGCCGGCATCTGGGCCCCCATCGGCCTGGTCGTGCTGCGCCTGATCCAGGGTATTTCGGTGGGCGGCGAATGGGGCGGCGCGGTGCTGATGGCCAGCGAACATGCCCCGGCCAAGCGCAAGGTGTTCTACGCCTCGTTCGCCCAGCTGGGCAGCCCGGCAGGCCTGTTGCTGGCACTGATCGCATTTCGCCTGGTGTCGATGCTCGACCAGGACGACTTCCTCAGCTGGGGCTGGCGCCTGCCGTTCCTGGCCAGCGGTGTGCTGATGCTGGTCGGCCTGGCCATTCGTTTCGGTGCCGAAGAATCGCCTGAGTTCAAGGCGGCCAAGGCCAAGCAGGAAGTGGTCAAGTACCCGGTGCTGGAAGTGGTACGTGATTGCTGGAAGCAGATTGTATTCGCCGCCCTGGCGGTGACCATCGGTTCGGCCGGGTTCTTCTTCACCAACACCTTCATGATCACCTACGTCACCACGTACCAGGGTATCCCTCGGTCGACCATCCTCGACTGCCTGTTCCTGGTGACCATCCTGCAGTTCCTGACCCAGCCGCTGGCCGCGCTGCTGGCCGAGCGCCTCGGCGAGGGCCGCTTCCTCAAGCTGGTGGCGCTGCTGTGCATGGCCGTGCCCTACCCGATGTTCCTGCTGGTCGGCACCCAGAACCTGGTGCTGATGACCCTCGGCATCGCCTTGGCGGTGGTCACTCTCTCGGCGCTGTACGCGGTCATTGCCGGCTACATGTCCCAAGCCTTCCCGGCGCACCTGCGCTACTCGGGCATCTCCCTGGCCTACCAGCTGATCTGCGCCCTGGCCGGTGGTAGTACGCCGATCATCGGCACCTTGCTGGCGGACCGTTTCGCCGGCCAGTGGATGCCGTTGGCGCTGTTCTTCACCTTCTTGTCCGCCCTTTCTCTGATCGGTGTCTGTGGCCTCGCGCGCCTGCGCGGCGAAGGCCAACAGCCCGAAGCCGTCATCGCTCGCTAA
- a CDS encoding LysR family transcriptional regulator, which produces MNPPNSRSDALVNKWEGRRFLNDRLDWNLLRTYLVIGQEGSISRAAARLHITQSAVSQALRRLEEQLECALILRRGPRFDLTAAGEEVLRIATDIYGDVSRISAAVEQRSDAVAGKVRLLTISRVQSALYDEFLADFHEAHPRVELEIEVLRSADIISSLLQKTATAGLGLCRIPQPKLEQRQLLRQRYAFYCGRRHRLFGRTDVALEDMQGDSFVSFVSDQLGGNLSPLAMFRDQQGFTGRIVASSSNFEEIHRLVCAGFGIGCLPEHLVQRDIEQGLLWRLPPAEGIVDVDLLLLWNREQRLTVAESVFLESFQHRLATLDGGTA; this is translated from the coding sequence ATGAACCCACCGAACTCGCGATCTGACGCTTTGGTCAACAAATGGGAGGGCCGGCGATTTCTCAACGACCGCCTGGATTGGAACCTGCTGCGCACCTACCTGGTGATTGGCCAGGAAGGCAGCATCAGCCGGGCTGCGGCACGCCTGCACATTACCCAGTCGGCGGTGAGCCAGGCGCTCAGGAGGCTGGAGGAACAGCTGGAATGTGCGCTGATTTTGCGCCGTGGCCCGCGCTTTGACCTGACGGCGGCGGGCGAGGAAGTGCTGCGTATCGCCACCGACATCTATGGCGATGTATCGCGCATCAGCGCGGCGGTGGAGCAGCGCAGCGATGCCGTGGCGGGTAAGGTAAGGCTGCTGACCATCAGTCGGGTGCAGTCCGCGCTTTACGACGAGTTCCTGGCCGACTTCCACGAAGCCCATCCACGGGTGGAGCTGGAAATCGAGGTGCTGCGCAGTGCCGACATCATCAGCTCGCTGTTGCAGAAAACCGCTACCGCCGGCCTTGGCCTGTGCCGCATTCCCCAGCCCAAGTTGGAGCAACGCCAGTTGCTGCGCCAGCGTTACGCGTTCTACTGCGGCCGCCGCCATCGCCTGTTTGGCCGCACCGATGTGGCGCTGGAGGACATGCAGGGTGACAGCTTCGTGAGCTTCGTCAGTGATCAGCTGGGCGGCAACCTGTCGCCCCTGGCCATGTTCAGGGACCAGCAGGGTTTTACTGGGCGTATCGTGGCATCGTCGTCCAACTTCGAGGAAATCCACCGTTTGGTGTGTGCCGGTTTCGGCATTGGCTGCCTGCCCGAGCACCTGGTGCAGCGCGACATCGAGCAGGGGCTGCTGTGGCGTTTGCCGCCTGCCGAAGGCATCGTCGATGTGGATTTGCTGCTGCTGTGGAACCGCGAGCAGCGGCTCACGGTGGCTGAGAGCGTGTTTCTGGAAAGTTTCCAGCATCGGTTGGCGACGCTGGATGGCGGTACGGCCTGA
- a CDS encoding DUF2388 domain-containing protein, with the protein MRKLLLAPALLLLLPAGAALAKVDAGDVATSAGISASLYSTFKDDKRIIPARDELSAFVASGGAIRGAYVESALEQARKDHPGLQASDEELARAILSQDDPVADH; encoded by the coding sequence ATGCGCAAACTACTCCTTGCCCCTGCACTGCTGCTCCTGCTGCCTGCCGGAGCCGCCCTGGCCAAAGTCGATGCGGGTGATGTCGCCACCTCGGCCGGTATTTCCGCTTCGCTGTACTCGACCTTCAAGGATGACAAACGGATCATCCCTGCCCGCGACGAGCTCTCTGCCTTCGTCGCCAGCGGTGGCGCGATTCGCGGCGCCTATGTGGAGTCGGCGCTGGAACAGGCTCGCAAGGACCATCCTGGCCTGCAGGCCAGCGATGAAGAGCTGGCGCGCGCCATTCTGTCCCAGGATGACCCGGTCGCCGATCATTGA
- a CDS encoding GNAT family protein produces MPYPSLPRTVATERTRLCRPIPDIAPQLHKALLRSYALHQTFLAWAKPDWTLEEVRESLEVSAEQFLDPAAEKRYFVLTPDSADVVGCIGLRPGQDGYEVGYWASQDYCGQGLMGEALTGLLEAVDSPVWLTTDLANSASQRLAERVGFTREGDVLVGQDPGTPHALYRRLRSGCR; encoded by the coding sequence ATGCCCTACCCTTCTTTACCCCGCACCGTTGCCACCGAACGCACCCGCCTCTGCCGCCCGATACCGGACATCGCGCCCCAATTGCACAAGGCGTTGCTGCGCAGCTACGCCCTGCACCAGACGTTCCTGGCCTGGGCCAAGCCTGACTGGACGCTGGAGGAAGTGCGCGAAAGCCTTGAGGTGAGCGCTGAACAGTTTCTCGACCCTGCTGCCGAAAAGCGCTACTTCGTGCTGACCCCGGACAGCGCCGACGTGGTTGGTTGCATCGGCCTTCGCCCAGGCCAGGATGGGTACGAAGTGGGTTACTGGGCCAGCCAGGACTACTGCGGGCAAGGCTTGATGGGCGAGGCACTGACGGGCCTGCTGGAGGCAGTGGACTCGCCTGTCTGGCTTACCACCGACCTGGCCAACAGCGCCAGCCAGCGGCTGGCCGAACGCGTGGGGTTCACACGGGAAGGCGATGTGCTCGTCGGGCAGGACCCGGGCACGCCACACGCGCTTTACCGACGCCTGCGCAGCGGTTGCCGCTGA